A genomic window from Fusarium verticillioides 7600 chromosome 5, whole genome shotgun sequence includes:
- a CDS encoding dolichyl pyrophosphate Glc1Man9GlcNAc2 alpha-1,3-glucosyltransferase, translated as MSEHYPTLAQTALVAAAFKILLFPAYKSTDFEVHRNWLAITNSLPLEKWYFEKTSEWTLDYPPFFAYFEWILAHVARLIDPLMVKVYNLDYESWQTVYFQRTSVIITELVLVWALQTFIDNAPLKSRRAAQVAALSIILSPGLLIIDHIHFQYNGFMYGILVMSLVLARDKNELLTSGLIFAALLCFKHIYLYLAPAYFVYLLRAYCLSSKSIFRIRFLNSIKLGLGIGTIFGAAFGPFAAMNQIPQLLSRLFPFSRGLCHAYWAPNVWALYSFADRILIHIAPRVGWTVDKNALQSVTRGLVGDTAFAVLPEISPRTCFVLTLFFQVLPLIKLFFQPTWETFIGTVTLCGYASFLFGWHVHEKAILLVIIPFSLIALRDRRHLGAFRPLAVAGHVSLFPLLFTPAEFPIKTLYTITWLVVFLMAFDRLAPASNKPRIFLLDRFSTLYIAVSIPLILYCSLLHQIIFGKSYEFLPLMFTSSYTAIGVVGSWLGYMVVYFTA; from the exons ATGAGCGAACATTACCCAACACTTGCGCAGACCGCGCTTGTCGCTGCCGCCTTCAAAATCCTCCTGTTCCCCGCATA CAAATCGACCGACTTTGAAGTCCATCGCAATTGGctcgccatcaccaacagtcTTCCCCTGGAGAAGTGGTACTTCGAAAAGACGTCGGAATGGACCCTGGATTATCCCCCCTTCTTCGCCTACTTCGAATGGATCCTCGCACACGTCGCCCGTCTGATTGATCCCCTCATGGTCAAAGTCTACAACCTCGATTACGAGAGCTGGCAAACCGTTTACTTTCAACGAACTTCTGTCATCATTACAGAGCTTGTGCTGGTCTGGGCCCTTCAGACCTTTATCGACAATGCGCCTCTCAAGTCCCGTCGCGCCGCTCAGGTCGCTGCTCTATCTATCATCCTTTCTCCCGGACTTCTCATTATTGACCATATCCACTTCCAGTACAATGGCTTCATGTACGGAATTCTTGTCatgtctcttgttcttgctcgCGACAAGAATGAGCTGCTAACCAGTGGGCTCATCTTTGCTGCCCTCCTATGCTTCAAGCACATTTACTTGTACTTGGCGCCAGCTTATTTCGTATATCTCCTCCGAGCATATTGCCTGTCGTCTAAATCCATCTTCCGAATCCGATTCTTGAATTCGATCAAGCTGGGTTTGGGTATTGGAACCATCTTTGGAGCTGCTTTTGGACCATTTGCAGCTATGAATCAGATTCCTCAGCTGCTGAGCCGACTATTCCCTTTCTCTCGTGGCTTATGTCACGCTTACTGGGCGCCTAATGTCTGGGCTCTTTACTCTTTTGCGGACCGAATCTTGATTCACA TTGCTCCACGTGTTGGCTGGACTGTTGACAAGAACGCATTGCAGAGTGTCACTCGTGGCTTAGTTGGAGATACAGCTTTTGCCGTTTTGCCTGAAATCAGCCCAAGAACATGTTTCGTTCTTACACTGTTCTTCCAGGTCCTCCCTTTGATCAAGCTGTTCTTTCAACCAACCTGGGAGACGTTCATCGGTACTGTCACCCTATGTGGCTatgcctcttttctctttggctGGCATGTTCATGAAAAGgccattcttcttgtcatcatcccCTTTAGTCTTATCGCCCTTCGAGACAGACGTCATCTCGGAGCCTTCCGGCCGCTGGCTGTTGCCGGTCATGTATCACTCTTCCCCCTGCTATTCACGCCGGCAGAATTTCCTATCAAGACACTCTATACTATCACCTGGCTTGTTGTCTTCCTGATGGCGTTTGATCGTCTTGCACCTGCTTCCAACAAGCCCAGGATCTTCCTCTTAGATCGGTTCAGTACACTTTACATTGCCGTGAGCATCCCACTCATCTTATACTGCTCACTCCTACACCAGATCATATTTGGCAAGAGCTATGAATTCCTTCCGTTGATGTTTACGAGCTCGTATACTGCGATTGGCGTGGTTGGAAGTTGGTTGGGATATATGGTTGTGTATTTCACAGCATGA